One Gordonia mangrovi genomic region harbors:
- the cysW gene encoding sulfate ABC transporter permease subunit CysW yields MRVSPLIRYGLRTVAVVYLFVLLIVPVGLIFWRSFEHGLLQFWEWITTPAAISALQLSLLIVAIVVPLNVVFGIATALALVRGRFPGKGVLQAVVDLPFAVSPVVVGVALILLWGYGGWFGGIESAGFRIIFGFPGLVLATIFVTLPFVVREVEPVLREIGTEQEQAAATLGANGRQTFARITLPAIRWGLTYGIVLTVARSLGEYGAVMMVSSNFPGISQTLTLLVHSRYVDDYNEYGAYAAATLLMLVAIAVLIAMTLIERRVQSRMGDASPEATDPRKEGV; encoded by the coding sequence GTGAGAGTGTCACCGCTGATCCGCTACGGCCTGCGAACCGTCGCCGTCGTCTACCTCTTCGTGCTGTTGATCGTGCCGGTCGGGTTGATCTTCTGGCGTTCGTTCGAACACGGCCTCCTCCAGTTCTGGGAGTGGATCACCACCCCGGCGGCGATCTCGGCGCTGCAACTGAGTCTCCTGATCGTGGCGATCGTGGTGCCTTTGAACGTGGTGTTCGGTATCGCGACGGCACTCGCGCTGGTGCGGGGCCGCTTTCCCGGCAAGGGCGTTCTGCAGGCCGTGGTCGACCTCCCGTTCGCGGTGTCACCGGTGGTGGTGGGTGTGGCGCTCATCCTGCTGTGGGGCTACGGCGGTTGGTTCGGCGGGATCGAGAGCGCCGGCTTCCGCATCATCTTCGGCTTCCCGGGGCTGGTGCTCGCGACGATCTTCGTGACCCTGCCGTTCGTGGTCCGCGAGGTCGAACCCGTGCTCCGCGAAATCGGGACCGAACAGGAACAGGCCGCGGCCACGCTGGGTGCCAACGGCCGACAGACGTTCGCGCGCATCACCCTGCCGGCCATTCGCTGGGGTCTCACCTACGGCATCGTGCTCACCGTCGCACGCTCCCTCGGCGAATACGGCGCGGTCATGATGGTGTCGTCGAACTTCCCGGGTATCTCGCAGACGCTGACCCTGCTGGTGCATTCTCGCTATGTCGACGACTACAACGAGTACGGCGCATACGCGGCGGCCACTCTGCTGATGCTGGTGGCCATCGCAGTGTTGATCGCGATGACGCTCATCGAACGCCGCGTCCAGAGCCGGATGGGTGACGCGAGCCCCGAAGCCACCGATCCCCGGAAGGAAGGCGTGTGA
- the cysT gene encoding sulfate ABC transporter permease subunit CysT: MSAPVTDSSPPGGFLGRSRTFSGVSPLGVGVAALWLTVIVLLPLAAITAQSFADGWSGFFDAVTDPNALATLRITVLVSVVVAAINMLFGTIIAWVLVRDDFWGKGFVNAIIDLPFALPTIVASLVLLSLYGPNSPIDIHLNATKPALVIALTFVTLPFVVRQVQPVLMELDTDVEEAAAVLGASNATTWTRIVLPALLPSILTGAGLAFTRAIGEFGSVVLIGGNIPGETQVASQYIQQQIEVDDPVSAAAVSVMLLLTAFVVLLALRMVGRRQRLREEHDQ, from the coding sequence ATGAGCGCACCGGTCACCGACAGTTCGCCGCCGGGCGGATTCCTGGGGCGTAGCCGAACCTTCAGCGGAGTCAGCCCGCTGGGCGTTGGTGTGGCCGCACTGTGGCTGACCGTCATCGTGCTGCTGCCGCTGGCCGCCATCACGGCGCAGTCCTTCGCCGACGGCTGGTCGGGATTCTTCGACGCTGTGACCGATCCGAATGCGCTGGCCACCCTGCGCATCACCGTTCTGGTATCGGTGGTGGTGGCTGCCATCAACATGCTGTTCGGCACCATCATCGCCTGGGTACTGGTGCGTGACGACTTCTGGGGCAAGGGATTCGTCAACGCGATCATCGATCTGCCGTTCGCCCTGCCGACGATCGTGGCCAGCCTGGTGCTGCTGTCGCTGTACGGGCCCAACAGCCCGATCGACATCCACCTCAATGCGACCAAACCGGCGCTGGTGATCGCGCTGACCTTCGTGACGTTGCCGTTCGTCGTACGGCAGGTGCAGCCTGTGCTGATGGAACTCGACACCGACGTCGAGGAGGCCGCGGCAGTCCTCGGCGCGAGCAACGCGACCACCTGGACCAGAATCGTGCTCCCCGCCCTGCTGCCCTCCATCCTCACCGGCGCCGGACTCGCGTTCACCCGAGCGATCGGCGAATTCGGGTCGGTGGTGCTCATCGGCGGCAACATTCCGGGCGAGACCCAGGTCGCCTCGCAGTACATCCAGCAACAGATCGAGGTCGACGACCCGGTCAGTGCGGCCGCGGTGTCGGTCATGTTGCTGCTCACCGCGTTCGTGGTGCTGCTGGCACTGCGCATGGTGGGGCGACGCCAACGGCTGCGCGAGGAGCACGACCAGTGA
- a CDS encoding sulfate ABC transporter substrate-binding protein — MLAATSCGGSTDEPGGDDISSGSRHVNLIAYATPKPGFDVVIPAFRRTEAGRDIGFSQSYGPSGDQSRKVARRVPADVVNVSVQPDITRLVDAGVVDEDWQQREPNGSVPFGSVVAFVVRKGNPKNIHGWDDLLRPGVQVITPNPGSSGSAKWNLLAPYAVHSDGGSDHQAGLDYIAELIRDHVTVIPKSGREATTAFEQGQGDVLISYENEAIMLDRADATASPDKQVEYFVPAETFRIENPVAVVNTTSDESAARDFVDYLFTDEAQVLWAEQGFRPVMPSAIAATSALFPGEIDTLWTIDELGGWDAVDAELFGPDGAITEIFDTGGRQ; from the coding sequence ATGCTCGCCGCCACGTCCTGTGGTGGCTCGACCGACGAGCCCGGCGGCGACGACATCTCCTCCGGTTCGCGCCATGTGAACCTGATCGCCTACGCGACGCCCAAACCCGGGTTCGATGTCGTGATCCCGGCGTTTCGTCGCACCGAGGCAGGCCGTGACATCGGCTTCTCCCAGTCCTACGGCCCGTCCGGTGACCAGTCCCGAAAGGTGGCCCGCCGTGTCCCCGCCGACGTGGTGAACGTCTCGGTGCAACCCGATATCACCCGACTCGTCGATGCGGGAGTGGTGGACGAGGACTGGCAGCAGCGGGAGCCGAACGGCAGCGTCCCGTTCGGGTCTGTGGTGGCGTTCGTCGTGCGCAAGGGCAACCCCAAGAACATCCACGGCTGGGACGATCTGCTCAGGCCGGGAGTGCAGGTCATCACCCCGAATCCGGGCAGCTCCGGTTCGGCGAAATGGAATCTGCTCGCACCGTATGCGGTGCACAGTGACGGCGGGAGTGACCACCAGGCCGGTCTGGACTACATCGCCGAACTGATCCGCGATCACGTGACGGTGATCCCGAAGTCGGGCCGGGAGGCCACCACAGCGTTCGAACAGGGCCAGGGTGACGTGCTGATCAGCTACGAGAACGAGGCGATCATGCTCGACCGGGCCGACGCGACCGCGAGTCCCGACAAGCAGGTCGAGTACTTCGTCCCTGCCGAGACATTCCGGATCGAGAACCCGGTCGCCGTGGTCAACACCACCTCCGACGAATCCGCAGCCCGCGACTTCGTCGACTACCTCTTCACCGACGAAGCCCAAGTGTTGTGGGCCGAACAGGGATTCCGACCGGTGATGCCCTCGGCGATCGCGGCGACCAGCGCTCTGTTCCCCGGCGAGATCGACACCTTGTGGACCATCGACGAACTCGGCGGCTGGGACGCGGTGGACGCCGAACTGTTCGGTCCCGACGGAGCGATCACCGAGATCTTCGACACCGGAGGCCGGCAATGA